The Clostridia bacterium nucleotide sequence TTCTTTTTTATCGCCGGCTGGGCGGGTTCAGTACGGTAGGCAACGTGTATTACTTTCTTTTCCTGAGTACCTTTCTCTTGGGCCTGTTTTTGTTGTACCGCTATTTTACCCACCGGAGGCTGTATGACAAACTGAGCAGCCGTCCGGCAGCCATGGAAGATTTGCTGGCACCTGCCGGGGAAGGGGCAATGGCGGAAGCGCTGGACCGGCTGCTGAGGGCTCAGTACAGCCTTTATCAGGAGCAAATCCAACAGTACCGGCGGAAGCAGGAGGAACACCTGGCTTTTATGCACCAATGGGTGCACCAAATGAAAACCCCTATCTCCGTCATGCACCTGATTCTCCAAGAGAATGAAGGAGAGCCTTATGTAGACAGCATCCGGCAGGAACTGGACCGGCTGCAAAGAGGGTTAAACATGGTCTTGCACATGGCCCGGCTGAACAGTTTTCCCCACGATTTCAAGGTGGAAACCGTGGTCCTGTATCCCCTGGTGGTGGCACTGGTGAATGAGCACAAAAGGTATTTCATCCGCAAAAGGGTTTACCCGGAAGTGCAGGTGGAGCAGCACCTGGCGGTTAACACCGACCGGAAATGGCTCTAGTTCGTCCTCGAGCAACTGCTGGTGAATGCGATTAAGTACACGGACGGGGAGCACAAAAAGGTGACGGTGGTAGCCTACCGGGCAGAGCAGGGCACGGTCTTGGAAGTAAGGGATCGAGGAGTCGGCATCCCCCCGCAGGATATCCGCCGCGTCTTTGAACCTTTCTATACGGGTGAAAACGGCCGGCGCTTTGGCGAGTCCACGGGCATGGGTCTTTACCTGGTCTACGAAGTTTGCCGGAGATTGGAGCACCGGTTGGAACTGGAATCGAGGCCGGGGGAGGGAACTACCGTGCGTTTGATTTTTCAGGGATAAGTTATTCCCAGTCGCCAAACGGGAGCCCGGCAGCCCAGCACCCGGTTCCCCGAAACGCTCCAACCTTACATCAATGTAAGGTGCCTGTAAGAGGCATCGATAGCATGTACGGGGATGGTACCTTACAATCGGGGTAGTAAATGGCGAAAGGATGTTGACCCATGGAAATCGTGAAACTTCACCGTATCACCAAGATTTACGGCGAGCGGGTACCGTACCGGGCCCTAAAAGACATCAATCTGGCTGTTGAGCAAGGTGAATTTGTAGGTATCATGGGCCCCTCCGGGAGCGGCAAGACTACTCTTCTCAATGTTATATCCACCATTGATCCTCCCACTTCGGGAGAGGTATGGATAAGCGGGGAGAATCCTTATGAACTGGATGATACGGAACTGGCTTTATTTCGGCGCCGGAAGCTCGGCTTTGTCTTCCAGGACTTCAATCTCATTGATACCTTGACCATCGGGGAGAACATTGTGCTGCCTTTGACTCTGGCCGGAGAGAAAATTCCCGTCATGGAGCAAAAGCTGCAGGAGGTGGCGGCCCGGTTGGGTATCACCGGCATCTTGGGAAAGAGGACCTTTGAAGTATCCGGGGGGCAGGCCCAGCGGACCGCCATTGCTAGGGCCATAATTCATTCACCCCTGCTCTTGCTGGCCGACGAGCCCACGGGCAACTTGGACTCCAAGGCCGCCAGGGATGTGATGGAGCTCTTTGCCGGTGTCAACGGGGACTTAGGGATGACCACTATCATGGTCACCCATGATCTCCTGTGCGCCAATTACTGCCGAAGAGTGCTTTTTATTAAAGACGGCCGGTTTTTCAATGAGATCCACCGGGGTGACAGCCGCCGGAAATTCTACCAGCAAATTCTGGATGTGCTGGCCTGGCTGGGGGGTGAAGCCGGTGGCTTTGCGGCAGTTCGCTTTTCATAATGTGAAACGCAATACCAGGGTGTACCTGGCTTACTTTCTTAGCAGCGTTTTTACTATCATGACCTTTTTCTCTTTTGCCGTGAACTTGTTTCACCCGGTGGTTGCAGGAAAGAAAGGCGGTGCCA carries:
- a CDS encoding ABC transporter ATP-binding protein, whose product is MEIVKLHRITKIYGERVPYRALKDINLAVEQGEFVGIMGPSGSGKTTLLNVISTIDPPTSGEVWISGENPYELDDTELALFRRRKLGFVFQDFNLIDTLTIGENIVLPLTLAGEKIPVMEQKLQEVAARLGITGILGKRTFEVSGGQAQRTAIARAIIHSPLLLLADEPTGNLDSKAARDVMELFAGVNGDLGMTTIMVTHDLLCANYCRRVLFIKDGRFFNEIHRGDSRRKFYQQILDVLAWLGGEAGGFAAVRFS